From the genome of Haloplanus vescus:
GGCCTCGACGACGCCATCTCGATGTCGCTCGTCGAACCCGTTCGCTACGACGACGGCTGGGAGTTCTCCGACACCTACCCCGACCCGCATCACGACGTGGACTACCTCCGCGAACTGTACGTCCGCGCCGACGACGGGTTCACCGGGCGACCGACCGTGCCCGTCCTCTGGGACCTGCAGGAGGAGACAGTCGTCAACAACGAGTCCGAGGAGATCATGCGAATGCTCGACGTGGCCGGTCACGAACTGGCGACGCGGGACGTGGACCTCTACCCCGAGGGCTATCAGGAGGAAGTGGACCGACTCATCGACGACGTTTACGACCCCATCAACAACGGCGTCTATCGCGCCGGCTTCGCGGACTCGCAGGCCGCCTACGACGACGCCGTCGCCGACCTCTTCGACGCACTCGACCGCTACGACGACCGACTGGCCGACCAGCGCTATCTCGCCGGCGACCGTCTCACCGAGGCCGACCTCGCCATGTTCGCGACGCTGGTCCGGTTCGACCACGTCTACCACACGCACTTCAAGTGTAACCGCCGCGCCATCCACGAGTACGACAATCTCTGGGGGTACACGAAGGACCTCTACACCACACCGGGCATCGAGCAGACGGTGAACATGGACCACATCGTCCGTCACTACTACGAGAGCCACGCGGACCTGAACCCGAAGCGACTGGTCCCCACCGGCCCCGACATCGACTTCACCGAGGGCCACGACCGGGACCA
Proteins encoded in this window:
- a CDS encoding glutathione S-transferase family protein → MSRLVEGEWTAEENIETNEDGEFTRQESAFRDRIGPDEAFPVEAGRYHLYISRACPWAHRVAMTRSLKGLDDAISMSLVEPVRYDDGWEFSDTYPDPHHDVDYLRELYVRADDGFTGRPTVPVLWDLQEETVVNNESEEIMRMLDVAGHELATRDVDLYPEGYQEEVDRLIDDVYDPINNGVYRAGFADSQAAYDDAVADLFDALDRYDDRLADQRYLAGDRLTEADLAMFATLVRFDHVYHTHFKCNRRAIHEYDNLWGYTKDLYTTPGIEQTVNMDHIVRHYYESHADLNPKRLVPTGPDIDFTEGHDRDQLPGGPPEALQDR